Proteins from a single region of Catenulispora acidiphila DSM 44928:
- a CDS encoding acyl-CoA dehydrogenase family protein — MTHDPAALFNPRTFDPSAFDEETQRLLTAVVDWFEGRGKRRLIAEDLDRVWYADFLEFAAKEKLFATFQTPAGDAFGPAAAAQRWDTARNAALSEILGFYGLPYWYTWQVTVLGLGPVWMSENAAARERAARLLDEGHVFAFGLSEKEHGADVYSTDMILTPDGDGGYTATGGKYYIGNGNVAGLVSVFGRRADVEGPDGYVFFAADSRHEKFELVQNVVDSQMFVSEFKLDGYPVTDADILHTGADAFSAALNTVNVGKFNLCTASVGIAEHSFYEAITHAHNRILYGHPVTDFGHVRASFADAYARLIAMKLFSARAVDYFRSANAEDRRYLLFNPITKMKVTSEGERVVDLLWDVIAARGFEKDTYFNGATHYIRALPKLEGTVHVNLALVLKFMPNYLFSPQEYAEVPTRADAADDAFLFQQGPARGLGKVRFHDWRAAYRQAAGVPNVARFTEQAEALTQFLATCPPDEEQQKDLDFLLNVGHLFTLVVYGQLILEQARLTGLEDDVVDQIFDVLVRDFSEYAVALHGKPSSTEAQQAWALGAVRKPVVDAERFGRIWERVAGLSGAYEMRP; from the coding sequence ATGACTCATGACCCGGCCGCGTTGTTCAACCCGCGTACCTTCGATCCTTCGGCGTTCGACGAGGAGACGCAGCGGCTGCTCACGGCCGTCGTCGACTGGTTCGAGGGGCGCGGGAAGCGGCGCTTGATCGCCGAGGACCTGGACCGGGTCTGGTATGCCGACTTCCTGGAGTTCGCGGCGAAGGAGAAGCTGTTCGCGACGTTCCAGACGCCCGCCGGGGACGCCTTCGGGCCGGCCGCGGCGGCGCAGCGCTGGGACACCGCGCGCAATGCCGCGCTGAGCGAGATCCTCGGCTTCTACGGGCTGCCCTACTGGTACACCTGGCAGGTCACGGTCCTGGGGCTCGGGCCGGTCTGGATGTCGGAGAACGCCGCGGCGCGCGAGCGGGCGGCGCGGCTGCTCGACGAGGGTCATGTCTTCGCGTTCGGTCTGTCGGAGAAGGAGCATGGCGCCGACGTCTACTCGACCGACATGATCTTGACTCCGGATGGCGACGGCGGGTACACCGCCACCGGTGGCAAGTACTACATCGGCAACGGGAACGTCGCCGGGCTGGTCTCGGTTTTCGGCCGACGTGCGGACGTCGAGGGTCCGGACGGCTACGTGTTCTTCGCCGCCGACAGCCGGCATGAGAAGTTCGAGCTGGTGCAGAACGTCGTCGACTCGCAGATGTTCGTCAGCGAGTTCAAGCTCGACGGCTATCCGGTCACCGACGCCGACATCCTGCACACCGGCGCGGATGCCTTCAGTGCCGCGCTGAACACCGTCAACGTCGGCAAGTTCAACCTGTGCACGGCCTCGGTCGGGATCGCGGAGCACTCCTTCTACGAGGCCATCACGCACGCGCACAACCGGATCCTGTACGGCCACCCGGTCACCGACTTCGGCCACGTGCGCGCGTCCTTCGCCGACGCCTACGCGCGCCTGATCGCCATGAAGCTGTTCAGCGCCCGGGCCGTGGACTACTTCCGCAGCGCGAACGCCGAGGACCGGCGCTACCTGCTGTTCAACCCGATCACCAAGATGAAGGTGACCTCCGAGGGTGAGCGGGTCGTGGACCTGCTCTGGGACGTGATCGCGGCCCGCGGCTTCGAGAAGGACACCTACTTCAACGGCGCCACCCACTACATCAGGGCCCTGCCGAAGCTGGAGGGCACGGTCCACGTGAACCTCGCGCTGGTGCTGAAGTTCATGCCGAACTATTTGTTCAGCCCGCAGGAGTACGCCGAGGTCCCGACGCGCGCCGACGCCGCCGACGACGCCTTCCTGTTCCAGCAGGGCCCGGCGCGCGGTCTGGGCAAGGTGCGCTTCCACGACTGGCGCGCGGCCTACCGGCAGGCGGCCGGCGTGCCGAACGTCGCCCGCTTCACCGAGCAGGCCGAGGCGCTGACGCAGTTCCTGGCCACCTGTCCGCCGGACGAGGAGCAGCAGAAGGACCTCGACTTCCTGCTGAACGTCGGCCACCTGTTCACCCTGGTCGTCTACGGCCAGCTGATCCTGGAGCAGGCGCGGCTGACCGGGCTCGAGGACGACGTGGTGGACCAGATCTTCGACGTCCTCGTCCGCGACTTCTCCGAGTACGCCGTCGCCCTGCACGGCAAGCCGTCCTCGACCGAGGCGCAGCAGGCGTGGGCGCTCGGCGCGGTGCGCAAGCCGGTGGTGGACGCCGAGCGGTTCGGGCGGATCTGGGAGCGCGTCGCGGGTTTGTCGGGCGCTTACGAAATGCGCCCCTAA